The Tamandua tetradactyla isolate mTamTet1 chromosome 8, mTamTet1.pri, whole genome shotgun sequence genome includes a window with the following:
- the LOC143643233 gene encoding olfactory receptor 8B3-like has protein sequence MPQSRMAPGNGSFLTEFILVGITDHPDSQIPLFFLFLAMYIITVQGNLGLITLIGLNSHLHTPMYFFLFNLSFIDLCYSSIFTPKMLINFLSEKNIISYQGCMAQLFFVCFFAISECYVLTSMAYDRYVAICNPLLYSIAMPPKVCCNLMLSSYLMAFSGAMAHTGCMLRLTFCDANTINHYFCEILPVLQLSCTSTYVNELVVFIVGSINILVPSLIIFTSYGFILSSILQMNSTEGRSKGFSNCSAHIMAVSLFFGSSAFAYFQPSSARSINDRKISSVFYTNVVPMMNPLVYSLRNKDVKLALRKTLSRRKF, from the coding sequence ATGCCACAGAGCAGAATGGCTCCTGGAAATGGCTCTTTTTTGACTGAGTTTATTCTTGTAGGTATAACAGATCACCCAGATTCCCAAATCCcccttttcttcttgtttctagCAATGTATATTATTACTGTGCAAGGAAATCTGGGCTTAATAACTCTAATTGGGCTAAATTCCcaccttcacacccccatgtactttttcctcttcaACCTGTCCTTCATAGACCTCTGTTATTCTTCCATTTTCACACCCAAAATGCTGATCAACTTCTTATCAGAAAAGAATATTATCTCCTACCAGGGGTGCATGGCACAGCTCTTCTTTGTCTGCTTTTTTGCCATCTCTGAGTGCTATGTGCTGACCTCAATGGCCTATgatcgctatgtggccatctgtaatcCACTCTTGTATAGCATTGCCATGCCCCCTAAAGTGTGCTGCAACCTTATGCTTAGTTCATACCTGATGGCATTTTCTGGTGCTATGGCCCACACTGGATGTATGCTGAGACTGACTTTCTGTGATGCCAACACCATCAAccattatttctgtgagatcCTCCCTGTGCTCCAGCTCTCCTGCACAAGCACCTATGTCAATGAGCTGGTGGTCTTCATTGTAGGGAGCATCAATATCCTCGTGCCCAGTCTCATCATCTTTACCTCTTATGGTTTCATTCTCTCCAGCATCCTCCAAATGAACTCCACTGAGGGCAGGTCAAAAGGCTTCAGCAACTGCAGTGCCCACATAATGGctgtttctctgttctttggaTCAAGTGCATTTGCATATTTCCAACCATCTTCTGCAAGATCTATTAATGACAGAAAaatctcttctgtcttttacACCAATGTGGTTCCAATGATGAACCCTTTAGTCTACAGCTTGAGGAACAAAGATGTTAAACTTGCCCTTAGAAAGACCCTGAGTAGGAGAAAGTTTTAA